One genomic window of Cyanobacteria bacterium GSL.Bin1 includes the following:
- a CDS encoding DUF445 family protein gives GLRNTLHRLRAFCLDEKETANMRIRELVLTLEFRSRLREWLKSLSLQNLPVSTVRQLRESIREAIQVYLQDKGANLLESLGSSIDWEDVAVLIIKRLQSSGSVNQSLEVISEELSLILERYLEEELETIITQVIPILSIDEVIINRVNSTTPEQLETTVNSIVKNELQAIVNLGGILGFIVGSLQAGYFYFS, from the coding sequence TGGACTTCGCAATACCTTACATCGCTTGCGTGCCTTTTGCTTAGATGAAAAAGAAACGGCAAATATGAGAATTCGAGAACTCGTGTTAACTCTTGAATTTCGTTCTCGGCTTCGGGAGTGGTTGAAAAGTTTATCTCTACAAAATTTACCGGTTTCGACGGTCCGTCAATTGCGGGAGAGTATCCGGGAAGCGATACAAGTTTATCTCCAAGATAAAGGAGCCAATTTACTAGAGTCTTTAGGCAGTTCCATTGATTGGGAAGATGTGGCAGTTTTAATTATTAAACGACTCCAGTCTTCTGGATCTGTGAATCAATCGTTAGAGGTAATTAGTGAAGAGTTATCATTAATTTTAGAACGATACTTAGAAGAAGAATTAGAGACAATTATTACTCAAGTTATCCCCATTTTATCGATTGATGAAGTCATTATTAATCGAGTGAATTCAACGACACCTGAACAACTAGAAACAACTGTTAATTCCATTGTAAAAAATGAGCTGCAAGCGATTGTTAATTTAGGGGGAATTTTAGGATTTATTGTGGGTAGTCTTCAAGCAGGTTACTTTTACTTCAGTTAA
- a CDS encoding XRE family transcriptional regulator → MARKFSELTQNFSEEQRQRIEEKKAALREEMSLAEIRQALFLTQSTLAETMDVGQAEISKIENRTDIFISTLRRFINAMGGELEINAVFPDRTIEIQNFSSFDQKPDHPNSFTNNHSEEA, encoded by the coding sequence ATGGCACGGAAATTTTCAGAACTAACTCAAAACTTTTCTGAGGAACAACGTCAGCGTATTGAAGAGAAGAAAGCTGCACTTCGGGAAGAGATGTCTCTGGCTGAGATTCGCCAAGCCCTTTTTCTAACCCAGTCAACTTTAGCAGAGACAATGGATGTGGGACAAGCGGAAATCTCTAAAATTGAGAACCGTACAGATATTTTTATTAGTACACTACGGCGATTTATCAATGCAATGGGAGGGGAATTAGAAATCAATGCTGTATTCCCAGATCGAACCATTGAGATCCAAAACTTTTCTTCTTTTGATCAAAAGCCTGACCATCCTAACTCTTTCACCAATAATCACTCAGAAGAAGCATGA
- a CDS encoding DUF3493 domain-containing protein, whose amino-acid sequence MANSPKNRRNQLSAEKYKRLQAEAKAPYRGLRKTIYVVFAASGLMGAFVMVAKLAAGQNVTETLPNLALQIGVIALMVWLFRQDTEAEEK is encoded by the coding sequence ATGGCTAACTCTCCGAAAAACCGTCGCAATCAGCTTTCTGCGGAAAAATATAAACGCTTGCAAGCAGAAGCCAAAGCCCCCTATCGTGGCTTACGGAAAACAATTTATGTGGTGTTTGCTGCTTCTGGTTTAATGGGGGCATTTGTCATGGTGGCGAAACTAGCGGCGGGACAAAATGTGACAGAAACACTACCGAATTTAGCTTTACAAATCGGCGTTATCGCACTAATGGTCTGGTTGTTTCGTCAGGATACAGAAGCAGAAGAGAAATAG
- a CDS encoding PBS lyase, translating into MKLFSLETTPNPHCMKLNLDQSIAEKPITLTAGENEEERLAEIGSSSTRNAIAQLIQIEGVREAFLNDDFIALIRQTQAQWEPILSQAAHILGVAEGADTELLSQSQTSAASEADQTKTMGEVEIAVLYFRGIPTQVRAIGEEAQKRVAMPDRFNEAMQRVVEATGANYVFERHWEPYTPRHGEPETVANMVAEEVASLIDEADLQRIENLAKAGTSGEIETTSTQETSDLLQQLNQSEDWKQRLKAIQQLEINNETFPAVVTALKDDRATIRRWASALLGASESDQAVAPLSEVVLHDPSVIVRRTAGDALSDLGNAQGIPTMCQALQDRSKLVRWRAARFLYEMGDESAIAALETARDQEPEFDVRLEMAAALDRITRGEERQLPMWMRLSQTGPTQSNETSLFEQ; encoded by the coding sequence ATGAAACTTTTTTCTCTGGAAACAACGCCCAATCCCCACTGCATGAAACTGAATTTAGATCAATCCATTGCTGAAAAGCCAATAACGCTGACAGCAGGAGAGAATGAGGAAGAAAGACTAGCCGAAATTGGTTCTAGCAGCACTCGCAACGCGATCGCGCAATTAATCCAGATTGAAGGAGTGCGAGAAGCGTTTCTCAATGACGACTTTATTGCCCTAATTCGTCAAACGCAAGCGCAATGGGAACCCATTCTCTCTCAAGCGGCTCATATTTTAGGCGTTGCTGAGGGCGCTGATACCGAGTTACTGTCTCAGTCGCAAACCAGTGCTGCGTCTGAAGCGGATCAAACGAAGACAATGGGAGAAGTGGAGATTGCCGTCCTCTACTTTCGTGGCATTCCGACGCAAGTGCGCGCCATTGGCGAAGAAGCCCAAAAACGAGTTGCCATGCCAGATCGCTTTAATGAAGCCATGCAGCGGGTCGTAGAAGCAACGGGGGCTAACTATGTTTTCGAGCGTCACTGGGAACCCTATACCCCCCGTCATGGCGAACCAGAAACGGTGGCGAATATGGTGGCGGAAGAAGTGGCGAGTCTAATTGATGAAGCTGATTTACAACGGATTGAGAACTTAGCAAAAGCCGGAACATCTGGTGAAATCGAAACAACATCAACTCAAGAAACGAGCGATTTACTGCAACAACTCAACCAGAGTGAAGATTGGAAACAACGCTTGAAAGCAATTCAACAACTGGAAATTAATAACGAAACCTTTCCCGCTGTGGTGACTGCCCTCAAAGACGATCGCGCAACGATTCGCCGTTGGGCGAGTGCGTTACTCGGGGCTAGTGAAAGCGATCAAGCTGTCGCCCCGCTGAGTGAGGTGGTTTTGCATGATCCCTCTGTCATTGTCCGCCGAACGGCTGGGGATGCCCTCAGTGACTTAGGCAATGCCCAAGGGATTCCGACCATGTGCCAAGCCCTGCAAGATCGCTCCAAGTTAGTGCGTTGGCGGGCAGCGCGATTTTTATACGAAATGGGAGACGAAAGCGCGATCGCAGCCTTAGAAACAGCGCGTGATCAAGAACCGGAATTTGATGTGCGCTTGGAAATGGCGGCAGCCCTTGATCGCATTACTCGGGGTGAAGAGAGACAACTTCCCATGTGGATGCGTCTTTCTCAAACAGGACCTACGCAGTCGAACGAAACTTCGTTGTTTGAGCAGTAA
- a CDS encoding gamma carbonic anhydrase family protein, whose amino-acid sequence MTGFWSSPNLSAAAFVAPNATVMGNVTIKAGANIWYSAVVRGDVESITIGAHTNVQDGAVLHGDPGEPTILEDYVTVGHRAVIHSAHIEQGCLVGIGAVVLNGVRVGSGSIIGAGCVVTKDVPARSLLLGIPAKVKREVSETEAADLIEHAKRYEKLALVHAGKGTDLGFTKQD is encoded by the coding sequence ATGACAGGATTTTGGTCTTCTCCTAATTTATCAGCAGCAGCATTTGTTGCTCCTAATGCTACGGTTATGGGGAATGTAACCATTAAGGCGGGAGCCAACATTTGGTACAGTGCAGTGGTGCGAGGGGATGTGGAAAGCATTACCATTGGTGCCCATACCAATGTTCAAGATGGTGCTGTGTTACATGGCGATCCGGGTGAACCGACGATTTTAGAAGATTATGTGACAGTGGGACATCGCGCGGTGATCCATTCGGCACACATTGAACAAGGCTGTTTGGTCGGAATTGGGGCGGTGGTTTTAAATGGGGTGCGCGTGGGAAGCGGTAGTATTATTGGGGCAGGTTGTGTGGTGACCAAAGATGTGCCCGCGCGATCGCTGCTACTCGGCATTCCAGCGAAAGTCAAGCGCGAAGTTTCGGAAACAGAAGCAGCCGACTTGATTGAACATGCCAAACGCTATGAAAAGTTAGCCCTGGTTCATGCGGGGAAAGGGACCGATCTCGGATTTACCAAACAAGATTAG
- a CDS encoding tRNA-binding protein, which translates to MLLKFLPDLNFKEIKETLLKSFKLWIDFGALGTKKSSAQITQIYTQDELIGQYVLAVVNLPPGQVADFLSEVLVLGVVLENEEAALIQPDRAVELGKRVL; encoded by the coding sequence TTGCTCCTAAAATTCCTGCCAGATTTAAACTTTAAGGAAATTAAAGAGACTCTCCTGAAAAGTTTCAAACTATGGATTGATTTTGGCGCACTGGGAACGAAAAAGTCCAGTGCGCAAATTACTCAAATTTATACTCAAGATGAATTAATCGGTCAATACGTTCTGGCTGTGGTTAATTTGCCCCCTGGGCAAGTGGCTGATTTTCTGTCAGAAGTTTTGGTGTTGGGGGTGGTTTTAGAGAATGAAGAAGCCGCCTTAATTCAGCCCGATCGCGCTGTAGAATTAGGAAAACGAGTCCTCTAA